In Lacrimispora indolis DSM 755, a genomic segment contains:
- a CDS encoding cupin domain-containing protein, producing the protein MDINNTDQLPEQYIWKDAVGLITKSLGEAAGSQKIYVNIDYVPPRAYSTKYHSHSQQEEFFMILSGTGTLRINEEEKTVNQGDFIAKPAGENIAHTFYNSGGETLVILDIGTNEKEDTCYYPDDDMYMQKSNGSRRIFKGTDLDTSWLPEPNPKG; encoded by the coding sequence TTGGATATCAATAATACAGATCAATTACCTGAACAGTATATTTGGAAGGACGCTGTTGGTTTGATTACAAAGTCTTTGGGGGAGGCCGCGGGAAGTCAAAAGATTTATGTGAATATTGACTATGTTCCACCCAGGGCATACAGCACAAAATATCACAGTCACTCACAGCAGGAAGAGTTTTTTATGATCCTCTCCGGAACAGGAACTTTACGTATTAATGAGGAGGAGAAGACTGTTAACCAGGGAGATTTCATAGCAAAACCGGCAGGGGAAAATATCGCCCACACATTTTATAATTCCGGCGGTGAGACCCTGGTTATTCTGGACATTGGGACGAATGAAAAGGAAGATACTTGTTATTATCCTGATGATGATATGTATATGCAGAAATCTAATGGGTCAAGGCGGATATTTAAAGGAACGGATCTGGATACTTCATGGCTTCCGGAGCCGAATCCGAAAGGCTGA